The following are from one region of the Actinopolyspora halophila DSM 43834 genome:
- the lnt gene encoding apolipoprotein N-acyltransferase: protein MVTSRVNPENRERPAPWKRLSRFGGERGRYAVLARSSLAASAGGLLYWASPPRDLWWLAPVALAVFTLVVRGRRGRAGFGYGFVFGLAYMLPLLGWLLDFLGGQFGPWPWLGVGLVEALFLGLAGAGMARAGTLPLAPVWQSAVFVTAELLRSALPFGGFPWGRLAFTQTGGALLPLASIGGTALVGFGVALTGTALAELVRGSTLLVRAGRNSAGDAGRGGALRGLSVPVAGTLLPVLLGLAVTPTVGTAAESGTARVAIVQGNAPNVGLDLLYRDRQLHANHIRAARELVAEVEAGRVARPDLVVLPEQVGSWGPDRRDPALRDVVERLGVPVIVGGLATDSAGGLSNRIVRWEPGAGASEEYVKQHLVPFAEKIPLRSVAGTVSPFVRRFDRDMVSGSEPGVLSAGPARLGVGICYDVAYDDVFRGAARSGANLFAVPTNNAWYGRSEMSYQQLAMSRLRAVEHGRSMLVAATSGVSAVVRPDGSVARRTELFTADTIVDEVPLRSSTTPATSIGEYVTWVVAALGVLAMVLSTLRGRRARRGG from the coding sequence TTGGTTACCTCCAGGGTGAACCCGGAAAATCGGGAGCGTCCCGCCCCGTGGAAGCGTTTGTCCCGGTTCGGCGGAGAACGGGGGCGGTACGCGGTGCTCGCGCGCTCCTCGCTGGCCGCCTCGGCCGGTGGGCTGCTGTACTGGGCGAGTCCTCCGCGCGACCTGTGGTGGCTGGCGCCGGTGGCTCTGGCGGTGTTCACCCTCGTCGTGCGTGGACGGCGCGGACGGGCCGGATTCGGATACGGTTTCGTGTTCGGCCTGGCCTACATGCTGCCGCTGCTGGGGTGGTTGCTGGACTTCCTGGGCGGTCAGTTCGGTCCGTGGCCCTGGCTGGGTGTGGGGCTGGTGGAAGCGCTTTTCCTCGGGCTGGCCGGGGCGGGAATGGCGCGCGCCGGAACGCTGCCGCTGGCACCGGTGTGGCAGTCCGCCGTCTTCGTGACGGCGGAGCTGCTGCGTTCCGCGCTGCCGTTCGGAGGCTTTCCCTGGGGACGGTTGGCCTTCACCCAGACCGGCGGGGCGCTGTTGCCGCTGGCCTCGATCGGGGGAACGGCCCTGGTCGGATTCGGCGTTGCACTGACCGGAACGGCACTGGCGGAGCTGGTGCGCGGATCGACGTTGCTGGTGCGTGCCGGGCGGAACTCCGCCGGTGACGCGGGGCGTGGGGGAGCGCTGCGCGGGCTGAGCGTCCCCGTCGCGGGGACCCTGCTGCCGGTGCTGCTGGGGCTGGCGGTCACGCCCACGGTGGGAACGGCGGCCGAATCGGGGACGGCCCGGGTGGCGATCGTACAGGGCAACGCTCCCAACGTCGGCCTGGATCTGCTCTATCGGGACCGGCAGCTGCACGCCAACCACATCCGGGCCGCGCGCGAGCTCGTCGCCGAGGTGGAGGCAGGAAGGGTCGCCCGCCCGGATCTCGTGGTCTTGCCGGAGCAGGTCGGATCGTGGGGCCCCGACCGGCGGGACCCGGCACTGCGCGATGTCGTGGAAAGACTGGGAGTCCCCGTGATCGTCGGTGGCCTCGCCACGGACTCGGCCGGCGGCCTCAGCAACCGCATCGTGCGCTGGGAGCCGGGTGCAGGAGCGAGTGAGGAGTACGTCAAGCAGCATCTGGTGCCCTTCGCCGAGAAGATCCCCCTGCGCTCGGTGGCCGGAACGGTGAGCCCCTTCGTGCGGCGCTTCGATCGGGACATGGTCTCCGGGAGCGAGCCGGGGGTGCTGAGTGCGGGACCAGCACGGCTCGGTGTCGGGATCTGCTACGACGTCGCCTACGACGACGTCTTCCGCGGGGCGGCGCGATCCGGGGCCAACCTGTTCGCGGTGCCGACCAACAACGCCTGGTACGGGCGTTCGGAGATGAGTTACCAGCAGCTGGCGATGTCGCGGCTGCGTGCCGTCGAGCACGGGCGCTCGATGCTCGTCGCAGCCACGAGCGGAGTCAGCGCGGTGGTGCGTCCGGACGGGAGCGTGGCACGGCGGACGGAGCTGTTCACGGCGGACACGATCGTCGACGAGGTCCCCCTGCGTTCCTCGACCACCCCGGCCACGAGCATCGGGGAGTACGTCACGTGGGTGGTCGCCGCTCTGGGGGTGCTCGCGATGGTGCTGAGCACGCTGCGTGGACGTCGTGCGAGGCGCGGCGGGTGA
- a CDS encoding amidohydrolase, with protein sequence MSDTTLLLGGRIYSPGNPDATAMAVKDGTVAWVGTDTVGRALHPEAEIVDLDGAFVAPAFVDSHVHATSSGLLLNGLDLTGCASLTEFLHALRDYVAEHPGRLVWGHGWDESWWPEQRPPTRAEIDDAARGEAVYLSRIDVHSALVSSALIERAPLARGAEGWDEHGPLTRVAHHHARSAARESLSAAQRREAQAAFLRHAAARGIASVHECAGPDISGADDLADLLGLSERGGVPEVVGYWGELGALDKGRELGVHGLGGDLFVDGALGSRTAALREPYSDAPGTSGVLYLDADAIAEHLVECTRNGVQAGFHVIGDAGVAEVGEGFRRAARVLGTPALAGGRHRLEHLEMIDGELAAELAEYGVAASVQPCFDASWGGTTRMYASRLGAERGARLNPFSELASSGLVLAFGSDTPVTQLGPWETIRAAVHHRTEGFGISPRAAFNAHTRGGWRAAGADDGVTGTLVPGAPATYAVWSVDELVPAGQDSRVRRWSTDPRSGVPALPDVSPQARLPRCLRTVLRGETIHQRNTGDED encoded by the coding sequence ATGTCCGACACCACGCTCTTGCTCGGCGGGCGGATTTATTCGCCGGGTAACCCGGATGCCACCGCGATGGCCGTCAAAGACGGGACGGTCGCCTGGGTCGGCACCGACACGGTCGGTCGTGCGCTGCATCCGGAGGCCGAGATCGTCGATCTGGACGGTGCTTTCGTCGCTCCCGCGTTCGTCGACTCCCACGTCCACGCCACCTCGAGCGGGTTGCTGCTCAACGGGCTCGATCTCACCGGATGCGCTTCGCTGACCGAATTCCTGCACGCCCTGCGGGACTACGTCGCCGAGCACCCGGGCCGGTTGGTGTGGGGGCACGGCTGGGACGAGAGCTGGTGGCCGGAGCAGCGCCCACCGACACGGGCCGAGATCGACGACGCCGCCCGTGGGGAAGCGGTGTACCTGTCCCGCATCGATGTGCACTCGGCGCTCGTCTCCAGTGCCCTGATCGAGCGAGCCCCGCTCGCCAGAGGGGCCGAGGGGTGGGACGAGCACGGTCCGTTGACCAGGGTGGCCCACCACCACGCGCGCAGCGCGGCACGCGAGTCGTTGAGCGCGGCGCAGCGCAGGGAGGCCCAGGCCGCGTTCCTGCGGCACGCTGCGGCCAGGGGGATCGCCAGTGTGCACGAGTGCGCGGGGCCGGACATCTCCGGCGCGGACGACCTGGCGGATCTGCTCGGTCTCTCCGAGCGGGGCGGGGTTCCCGAGGTCGTCGGCTACTGGGGTGAGCTCGGTGCGCTGGACAAAGGCCGGGAGCTGGGGGTGCACGGGCTCGGCGGTGATCTGTTCGTGGACGGGGCGCTGGGTTCGCGCACCGCCGCGTTGCGCGAACCGTACTCCGACGCACCGGGAACCTCCGGTGTGCTGTACCTGGACGCCGACGCCATAGCCGAACATCTCGTGGAGTGCACCCGCAACGGTGTGCAGGCCGGCTTCCACGTGATCGGCGACGCCGGGGTGGCCGAGGTCGGTGAGGGGTTCCGACGCGCCGCACGTGTGCTCGGGACTCCCGCACTGGCCGGCGGCAGGCACCGGCTGGAGCATCTCGAGATGATCGACGGCGAACTCGCGGCCGAGCTCGCGGAGTACGGGGTGGCCGCCTCGGTGCAGCCCTGTTTCGACGCCTCCTGGGGCGGCACCACGCGAATGTATGCGAGTCGGCTCGGTGCCGAGCGTGGTGCCCGGCTGAATCCCTTCTCCGAGCTCGCTTCGAGCGGGCTGGTGCTCGCGTTCGGTTCGGACACCCCTGTCACCCAGTTGGGGCCGTGGGAAACGATCCGAGCGGCCGTGCACCACCGCACCGAAGGGTTCGGGATCTCCCCGCGGGCGGCGTTCAACGCGCACACCAGAGGTGGTTGGCGTGCGGCGGGCGCCGACGACGGGGTGACCGGAACGCTCGTGCCGGGAGCCCCCGCCACGTACGCGGTGTGGAGTGTCGACGAGCTGGTTCCGGCCGGGCAGGACTCCAGGGTGCGCCGCTGGTCCACCGATCCTCGCTCCGGGGTGCCCGCGTTACCCGACGTATCCCCGCAGGCGAGGTTGCCGCGTTGTCTGCGTACGGTGCTGCGCGGGGAGACGATCCACCAACGGAACACGGGGGACGAGGACTGA
- a CDS encoding FxsA family protein, with translation MPIFVLLLVGVAVELSVLILVGQAIGALPTIGLLLAGALIGSWLLRREGRKALREFSEATRMRRPPEREISDGMLVGGGGLLILLPGLVSDLAGLILLFPPTRVLLRKRLRRSAERQQQRMQQRMRERMSAFGTGGFGPGAFAETPPSDGNRSSRGDRDGDVIDGEVVSVTEDDESNSESDGTVFPGQEISDSSPDERRERGGS, from the coding sequence GTGCCCATATTCGTCCTGTTGCTCGTCGGTGTCGCCGTTGAGCTCAGCGTTCTCATCCTCGTGGGGCAGGCCATCGGGGCCCTTCCCACCATCGGATTGCTGCTCGCCGGTGCGCTGATCGGTTCGTGGTTGCTGCGCCGGGAAGGCCGCAAAGCCCTGCGCGAGTTCAGCGAGGCCACCCGGATGCGGCGTCCCCCTGAACGTGAGATCTCGGACGGGATGCTGGTCGGCGGCGGTGGGCTGCTTATCCTGCTGCCCGGTCTGGTCAGTGACCTCGCGGGCCTGATCCTGTTGTTCCCGCCCACCAGGGTGTTGCTGCGCAAGCGACTGCGGCGCAGTGCCGAACGCCAGCAGCAGCGTATGCAGCAGCGGATGCGGGAGCGGATGAGCGCGTTCGGGACGGGTGGTTTCGGCCCCGGCGCGTTCGCCGAAACGCCTCCCTCGGATGGGAACCGGAGCTCCCGGGGGGACCGGGACGGTGACGTCATCGACGGCGAGGTGGTGTCGGTCACCGAGGACGACGAATCGAACTCCGAGTCCGATGGCACCGTATTCCCTGGTCAGGAGATTTCCGATTCTTCCCCCGACGAGAGGCGTGAGCGTGGTGGGAGCTGA
- a CDS encoding GDSL-type esterase/lipase family protein yields the protein MRARLAKLLTLFLVGSVFALVLLVSDRPVPVPPQPEPDLPRAVVTLGDSTLSGEGAGNYVPGTDGRNGNWCHRSPGAVVHQLSLPADVERINLACSGARASQVGLDPRGSPPDGSQARQLAELTERYRITDVVVAVGANDDPDFVGVLNSCVNAWVGQQEGGCSKRLREQWPHRVDEMRPKVSEALSDIRSVMRRAGYTRGDYSLVLQSYASPVGPDIRSDLQNLSGCPLLSSDVRWVRHTAVPQLSEGLREVARQNGAAFLDLSRAGYGHEACTDSSPPADSEWFQRLSVDWKALEHEERAPHAMQESFHPNTRGYERIAECLSEFLDGHRNTARCVPNGQGGVRTTSTERASGD from the coding sequence ATGCGAGCACGCTTGGCGAAACTCCTGACCCTGTTCCTGGTCGGCAGTGTGTTCGCGCTGGTCCTACTGGTCAGTGACCGCCCGGTGCCCGTCCCACCACAACCGGAGCCGGACCTGCCGCGTGCCGTGGTCACACTGGGTGACAGTACCCTCTCCGGGGAAGGAGCGGGCAACTACGTGCCGGGCACGGACGGTCGGAACGGCAACTGGTGTCACCGCTCCCCCGGAGCCGTGGTTCACCAGCTGTCCCTTCCCGCTGACGTGGAGCGGATCAACCTGGCCTGCTCCGGCGCGCGGGCGAGTCAGGTGGGGCTCGACCCGCGGGGAAGTCCCCCGGACGGTTCCCAGGCGCGGCAACTGGCCGAGCTGACCGAGCGCTACCGGATCACCGACGTCGTGGTGGCCGTCGGGGCCAACGACGATCCCGACTTCGTCGGGGTGCTCAACTCCTGCGTGAACGCCTGGGTCGGTCAGCAGGAAGGGGGGTGCTCGAAGCGGCTGCGCGAACAGTGGCCGCACCGGGTCGACGAGATGCGCCCCAAGGTCTCCGAAGCTCTCTCCGACATCCGAAGCGTCATGCGCAGGGCGGGCTACACGCGCGGGGACTACTCGCTGGTGTTGCAGTCCTACGCCTCTCCCGTGGGCCCCGACATCCGGTCCGACCTCCAGAATCTGTCCGGCTGCCCGCTGCTCAGCTCGGACGTCCGCTGGGTTCGGCACACCGCGGTCCCCCAGCTGTCCGAGGGACTTCGCGAAGTGGCCCGGCAGAACGGCGCCGCCTTCCTGGACCTCTCGCGGGCGGGTTACGGGCACGAGGCGTGTACCGACTCCTCGCCTCCGGCCGATTCGGAGTGGTTCCAGCGGCTCTCCGTGGACTGGAAGGCCCTCGAACACGAGGAACGGGCCCCGCACGCGATGCAGGAGTCGTTCCACCCGAACACGCGGGGGTACGAACGCATCGCCGAGTGCCTGAGCGAGTTCCTGGACGGCCACCGGAACACGGCGCGGTGCGTGCCGAACGGGCAGGGCGGGGTGCGCACCACGAGCACTGAACGGGCTTCCGGGGACTGA
- a CDS encoding class I SAM-dependent DNA methyltransferase: protein MARNTVYDQFAEAYARHSEHSPANAYYDRPAILELAGDVRGKRVLDLGCAAGVLSEQLVGRGATVLGVDREPKMIELARGRLGEHARFEVGDLSEPLDTVPTAGVDLAVASLVLHYLPDWEPLLGELNRCLVTGGELVFSVHHPAADWQWFGRPDYLRTELVSETWPVGGEEVSVSFYRRPLSAVFEQLHRAGFVVHTVDEPHPLPELNELSPDAYAELSTKPVFLFVKAFLVG, encoded by the coding sequence GTGGCACGCAATACGGTCTACGACCAGTTCGCGGAGGCCTACGCGCGGCATTCGGAGCACAGCCCGGCCAACGCCTACTACGACCGCCCGGCCATTCTCGAGCTGGCCGGTGACGTGCGCGGCAAGCGCGTGCTCGACCTCGGATGCGCCGCGGGCGTTCTCTCCGAGCAGTTGGTCGGACGCGGCGCCACCGTACTGGGGGTGGATCGCGAGCCGAAGATGATCGAGCTCGCGCGTGGCAGGCTGGGCGAACACGCCAGGTTCGAAGTGGGCGATCTCTCCGAACCGTTGGACACGGTCCCCACTGCCGGTGTGGACCTGGCCGTGGCCTCCCTGGTGCTGCACTACCTGCCGGACTGGGAACCGCTTCTCGGCGAGCTCAACCGCTGCCTGGTCACCGGCGGGGAGCTGGTCTTCTCGGTGCACCACCCGGCCGCGGACTGGCAGTGGTTCGGCAGACCGGACTACCTGCGCACCGAGCTGGTTTCCGAGACCTGGCCGGTCGGGGGCGAGGAGGTCTCGGTCTCCTTCTACCGCAGGCCGCTCTCGGCGGTTTTCGAGCAGCTGCACCGGGCCGGTTTCGTCGTGCACACCGTCGACGAGCCCCACCCGTTGCCGGAGCTCAACGAACTGTCCCCCGATGCCTACGCGGAGCTGAGCACCAAACCCGTCTTCCTGTTCGTCAAGGCCTTCCTGGTCGGATGA
- a CDS encoding Lrp/AsnC family transcriptional regulator, giving the protein MTDRNAAQGSELEATDRAILRELLRDGRCSFTELGEKVGLSVSAVHQRVRRLEQRGALRGYTARVDGEQIGLPLTAFISLTPTDPAAPDDYPQRLEHLSEIESCYSVAGDESYILQVRVASPLALEDLLRQIREAAQVSTRTTVVLSTPFENRAPEL; this is encoded by the coding sequence GTGACGGATCGAAACGCCGCGCAGGGTTCCGAGCTGGAGGCCACCGACCGGGCGATCCTCCGGGAACTGCTGCGGGACGGCCGCTGCAGCTTCACCGAGCTGGGTGAAAAGGTCGGGCTCAGCGTGTCGGCGGTGCACCAGCGTGTCCGCAGGTTGGAGCAGCGGGGGGCGCTGCGCGGCTACACGGCCAGGGTCGACGGGGAACAGATCGGGCTGCCGTTGACGGCGTTCATATCGTTGACCCCCACCGACCCGGCGGCGCCGGACGACTACCCGCAGCGGCTGGAGCACCTCTCCGAGATCGAGTCCTGCTACTCGGTCGCGGGAGACGAGTCCTACATCCTGCAGGTGCGGGTGGCTTCGCCGCTGGCTCTCGAGGACCTGCTTCGTCAGATCCGGGAAGCGGCGCAGGTTTCCACCCGCACCACCGTGGTGCTCTCGACGCCTTTCGAGAACAGGGCTCCCGAGCTCTGA
- a CDS encoding M24 family metallopeptidase, producing MSTGAMKQDPTVLSERLQRAAETAASANIDALLISPGSDLGYLIGVDGESFERLSCLVLPAAGSDASPVLVVPKLEELGYAEVPAGELGMEMATWVDGQDPHRMVADLLSRDGGAPSRVAVADAMPALHTLPLRSVLPNTEQVLAGSVLRELRMRKDAAEIQALRDAGAAIDRVHARMSEFLRVGRTEAEVGADISRAIVEEGHTAAEFVIVGSGPNGASPHHALSDRVINEGDVVVVDIGGPIPGGYNSDCTRTYSLGEPRESDVRETYGVLQAAQRAAVETVRPGATPSEVDAAAREPIARAGFGDYFVHRTGHGIGLDVHEEPYIMGGNEIALEPGMAFSIEPGIYQQGHWGARIEDIVVVTEQGVESVNNQPHELVVLPT from the coding sequence ATGTCCACCGGTGCAATGAAGCAGGACCCAACGGTTCTCTCGGAGCGGCTACAGCGCGCTGCCGAGACGGCTGCCAGCGCGAACATCGACGCGCTGCTGATCTCGCCGGGATCCGACCTCGGCTATCTCATCGGAGTAGACGGCGAGTCCTTCGAACGGCTCAGCTGCCTGGTACTTCCCGCTGCCGGGAGCGATGCCTCACCCGTGCTCGTGGTGCCCAAGCTCGAAGAGCTCGGTTACGCCGAAGTGCCCGCCGGGGAACTGGGGATGGAGATGGCGACGTGGGTGGACGGGCAGGACCCCCACCGGATGGTCGCGGATCTGTTGAGCAGGGACGGCGGGGCCCCCTCGCGGGTGGCTGTTGCCGACGCCATGCCCGCGCTGCACACGCTGCCGCTGCGTTCGGTCCTGCCGAACACCGAACAGGTGCTCGCCGGTTCGGTGCTGCGTGAACTGCGGATGCGCAAGGACGCCGCCGAGATCCAGGCGCTGCGCGACGCGGGTGCGGCCATCGACAGGGTGCACGCCCGCATGAGCGAGTTCCTGCGTGTCGGCCGTACCGAGGCCGAGGTCGGCGCCGACATCAGCAGGGCGATCGTCGAGGAGGGACACACCGCGGCGGAGTTCGTGATCGTGGGGTCCGGCCCGAACGGGGCCAGCCCGCACCACGCGCTTTCCGATCGGGTGATCAACGAGGGTGACGTGGTCGTCGTGGATATCGGCGGACCCATCCCCGGCGGTTACAACTCCGACTGCACCAGGACCTACTCGCTCGGGGAACCGCGCGAGTCCGACGTGCGGGAGACCTACGGGGTGCTGCAGGCCGCGCAGCGAGCGGCCGTGGAGACCGTTCGTCCCGGCGCGACCCCCTCCGAAGTGGATGCCGCCGCCCGTGAGCCGATCGCGCGAGCCGGATTCGGCGACTACTTCGTGCACCGCACCGGGCACGGCATCGGCCTGGACGTGCACGAGGAGCCCTACATCATGGGGGGCAACGAGATCGCCCTCGAACCGGGCATGGCGTTCAGCATCGAGCCGGGGATCTACCAGCAGGGGCACTGGGGTGCGCGGATCGAGGACATCGTCGTGGTCACCGAGCAGGGCGTGGAAAGCGTGAACAACCAGCCGCACGAGTTGGTGGTGCTACCGACGTGA
- a CDS encoding MFS transporter, which translates to MRRSSLPALWFSNGVVSTAGAAGFVAIPWFVLEATGSAARVGVVTAAELVGLLLAAALSGPVIDRIGPSRIAPVCDVAAALCLSAIPLAHASTGLTLWSLTLLTGAFGALREPGQTARRVALPRVVDATGSTVERGAGGMDAAFRAGQLSGAPAAGSALALFDPAGVLWFSAAALLLAALAVLYALWRLPAVGGSEREGLRREFAAGFGYLRRDRLIMWVVVLLSVTNLLDMSFMAVFLPTYAARVLHSPVALGVLSGALGGAALVGNLLFTWLGARVRRRRALFVLAFAFGPIPPHAAMAFGAGFPALFGVVVVGGLAAGVINPILAATSYERIPVELRGRVLSLTTLVAQMGTPLGVLLGGFAVEGIGLRGTVVCTSLSYAAVLLLPLFGASWRELNRPEPADHEVGVATAGRRAEVAE; encoded by the coding sequence ATGAGGCGTTCGTCCCTGCCCGCGCTGTGGTTCTCCAACGGAGTGGTCAGCACCGCGGGGGCCGCCGGTTTCGTCGCGATCCCGTGGTTCGTTCTCGAGGCGACGGGAAGTGCGGCACGCGTCGGCGTGGTGACGGCCGCCGAGCTGGTGGGGCTGTTGCTGGCCGCCGCGCTCAGCGGACCGGTGATCGACCGGATCGGACCGTCGCGGATCGCTCCGGTCTGCGATGTGGCTGCGGCGTTGTGTCTCAGCGCGATTCCCCTGGCACACGCGAGTACCGGTCTCACGCTGTGGTCGCTGACGCTGCTGACCGGAGCCTTCGGCGCGCTCCGGGAGCCCGGTCAAACCGCCCGCCGCGTCGCGCTCCCCCGCGTCGTCGACGCCACGGGGTCCACAGTGGAACGCGGGGCCGGTGGGATGGACGCCGCATTCCGAGCCGGACAGCTCTCGGGCGCTCCGGCGGCCGGGTCCGCCCTGGCGTTGTTCGATCCCGCCGGGGTGCTCTGGTTCAGTGCCGCCGCACTGCTGCTCGCCGCGCTGGCGGTGCTGTACGCGCTGTGGAGACTGCCCGCGGTGGGCGGCAGCGAGCGCGAGGGTCTGCGTCGCGAGTTCGCCGCGGGGTTCGGTTACCTGCGGCGGGACCGGCTGATCATGTGGGTGGTCGTACTGCTCTCGGTGACGAACCTGCTCGACATGAGCTTCATGGCGGTGTTCCTGCCCACCTACGCGGCGCGTGTGCTGCACAGTCCCGTGGCTCTCGGTGTGCTGTCCGGAGCTCTGGGAGGCGCGGCCCTGGTGGGGAACCTGCTGTTCACCTGGTTGGGTGCCCGGGTGCGGCGCAGACGGGCGCTTTTCGTCCTCGCCTTCGCGTTCGGCCCCATCCCGCCACACGCCGCGATGGCGTTCGGCGCGGGATTTCCCGCGTTGTTCGGAGTGGTCGTGGTGGGTGGACTGGCGGCGGGAGTGATCAATCCGATACTGGCCGCCACCAGCTACGAGCGCATTCCCGTCGAGCTGCGCGGACGGGTGCTGAGCCTGACCACCCTGGTCGCCCAGATGGGCACGCCGCTCGGTGTGCTGCTCGGTGGTTTCGCCGTGGAGGGCATAGGTCTGCGCGGCACGGTGGTGTGCACGAGCCTGAGCTACGCGGCGGTCCTGCTGCTGCCGCTGTTCGGGGCGAGCTGGAGGGAGCTGAATCGCCCGGAACCGGCCGATCACGAGGTGGGCGTGGCGACAGCGGGCCGGAGGGCCGAGGTGGCCGAGTAG